A segment of the Bacillus licheniformis DSM 13 = ATCC 14580 genome:
CGGTAGACATTCGCTCCCGCAAGAAGTGCTGTTAAAAAGATAATACCAAATATCAGTATGAAAATTAATGTTTTTTTGCCCATTTTCTGCTCCTAAGTACGATAAATCGTAAAAATGGCCTGTTTTTGGTCTTCTTCATCGAGAGCGAGGCCGAACATGAGATCATCGCGTTTGAGCGTACGGTTCAAAAGATCAACGATT
Coding sequences within it:
- a CDS encoding YpmA family protein: MENKIEILSTVSVEHSEDLYKIVDLLNRTLKRDDLMFGLALDEEDQKQAIFTIYRT